A window of Suncus etruscus isolate mSunEtr1 chromosome 4, mSunEtr1.pri.cur, whole genome shotgun sequence contains these coding sequences:
- the LOC126005989 gene encoding LOW QUALITY PROTEIN: axin interactor, dorsalization-associated protein-like (The sequence of the model RefSeq protein was modified relative to this genomic sequence to represent the inferred CDS: substituted 1 base at 1 genomic stop codon): MWEVTRSLLQRWRASLRRGADFDXWGQLVEAIDEYQILARHLQKEAQAQHNNSEFTEEQKKTIGKIATCLELRSAVLQSTQSQEEFKLEDLKKLEPILKNILTYNKEFPFDVQPVPLRRILAPGEEENLELEEDEEEGGARAGSLGSMPARVPGTLLPRLPSESGMTLLTIHIEKIGLKDAGQCIDPCITVSVKDMNGIDLTPVQDTPVAFQKEDTYVHFNVGIELQKHVEKLTKGAAILFEFKHYKPKKRFTSTKCFAFMEMDEIKPGPMVIELYKKPTDFKRKKLQLLTKKPLYLHLHQTLHKE, from the exons ATGTGGGAGGTCACCCGGAGCTTGCTGCAGCGCTGGCGCGCCAGTTTGCGCAGAGGCGCTGACTTCGACTAGTGGGGCCAGTTGGTGGAAGCCATCGACGAGTATCAGATATTAGCAAGACATCTACAGAAAGAGGCCCAAGCTCAACACAATAATTCCGAGTTCACAGAAGAACAAAAGAAGACCATAGGCAAAATTGCAACATGCTTGGAATTACGAAGTGCAGTTTTGCAATCCACACAATCCCAAGAAGAATTTAAGCTGGAGGATCTGAAAAAGCTAGAGCCAATCCTAAAGAATATTCTTACCTATAATAAAGAATTCCCATTTGATGTTCAGCCTGTCCCCCTAAGAAGGATTTTAGCTCCTGGAGAAGAAGAGAATTTGGAGTtggaagaagatgaagaggaggGTGGAGCCAGAGCAGGTTCTCTAGGTTCCATGCCTGCAAGAGTCCCAGGCACTTTGCTACCGAGGTTACCGTCAGAGTCCGGCATGACGCTGCTCACCATCCACATCGAGAAGATCGGCTTGAAAGATGCGGGCCAGTGCATCGACCCCTGCATCACTGTCAGTGTCAAGGATATGAATGGCATAGATCtgactcctg TGCAGGACACACCCGTGGCTTTCCAGAAAGAAGACACATACGTGCATTTCAACGTGGGCATTGAGCTCCAGAAACACGTGGAAAAGTTAACGAAAGGTGCTGCCATTTTATTTGAATTCAAACACTACAAGCCCAAGAAGAGATTTACCAGCACCAAGTGTTTTGCCTTTATGGAGATGGATGAGATTAAACCAGGCCCGATGGTAATCGAGCTGTACAAGAAGCCCACTGActttaaaagaaagaagttgCAACTGTTGACAAAGAAGCCACTTTATCTCCACCTCCACCAGACTTTGCACAAGGAGTGA